The proteins below are encoded in one region of Methanobrevibacter sp.:
- a CDS encoding manganese efflux pump MntP family protein, protein MSFNLISTSLIAIALAMDAFSVSMTKGFTQKHLTKSQILYYGLFFGGFQFMMPILGYVCGNAIASIIESLASIVGFILLLAIGLNMIRESLTGDDDEITDNFSFREVTLLAIATSIDAFAVGITIALLKDPLLISSAIIGIVAFGFSILGIFIGKKIGNYVGDKFQILGGVILVLIGVKILLGF, encoded by the coding sequence ATGAGTTTTAATTTAATATCAACATCACTTATAGCAATTGCACTTGCAATGGATGCATTCAGCGTGTCGATGACCAAAGGGTTTACGCAAAAGCATCTGACAAAATCCCAGATATTATATTACGGACTGTTTTTCGGCGGATTTCAGTTCATGATGCCGATTTTAGGATATGTCTGCGGAAATGCAATTGCATCAATCATTGAATCACTTGCATCAATCGTAGGATTCATACTTCTTCTGGCAATCGGTTTGAACATGATACGAGAAAGTCTCACAGGAGATGATGATGAGATTACCGATAACTTTTCATTCAGGGAAGTTACACTGCTTGCAATTGCAACAAGCATAGATGCATTTGCAGTCGGAATAACAATTGCACTTTTAAAGGATCCGCTCCTTATATCTTCTGCAATAATCGGTATTGTAGCCTTTGGATTCAGCATCCTGGGAATATTCATAGGCAAAAAGATAGGCAACTATGTAGGTGATAAGTTCCAGATTCTCGGTGGTGTGATTCTTGTTTTAATCGGTGTTAAGATTTTGCTTGGTTTTTAA
- a CDS encoding RNA-guided endonuclease TnpB family protein, translating to MSSCIDENNYCGGKQDVTEAVKIRLYPTDEQKKIINQNIGNRGFIWNKLLVKIKYENVKPTQKNLNNILKELKNEYPFLEKSESSSRQQVYRDLIKAYNKHKKEGAGFPKFKSEKNPNTSFRIQANNNNIHLNERKNRIQIPTIGKIKFKTSKEHKQKIQESKINNITIKHENGIYMGIININTINTPLKYCFEAVGIDMGIRRPLTCSNGLKIEEFDLTREEKNVKYYQREMSKKQPGSKNYCIAQKRYWKALNKKINKKNDQYHKITHHIVKNNQVIVLETLNIKGWFKNKHWAPKLQRISLYEIIRQLKYKSERNNRKIIQVGRFFPSSQKCSNCGYQYYDLELGEEDWICPVCGKHHDRDLNASINIKNEGLRLILEKIIKTISYLGLSWPAVRGYRLESINIPLNKEHVKKSRIPNFLKVGGSSSPIL from the coding sequence ATGTCAAGTTGTATTGATGAAAATAACTATTGTGGGGGAAAACAAGATGTAACTGAAGCAGTCAAGATTAGATTATATCCTACCGATGAGCAGAAAAAGATAATTAATCAAAATATTGGCAATAGGGGCTTTATTTGGAATAAACTGCTTGTAAAAATAAAATATGAAAACGTGAAACCAACACAGAAAAACTTAAACAATATTCTCAAAGAACTAAAAAATGAATATCCATTTCTTGAAAAAAGTGAATCCAGCAGCCGACAGCAGGTTTACCGGGATCTTATAAAAGCATATAATAAACATAAGAAAGAAGGTGCTGGATTTCCCAAGTTCAAATCAGAAAAAAATCCCAATACCTCATTTAGAATACAAGCCAACAACAATAACATCCACTTAAATGAACGAAAAAACAGGATACAAATACCGACAATCGGTAAAATCAAATTCAAAACCAGTAAAGAACATAAACAAAAAATACAGGAATCCAAAATCAACAACATAACAATCAAACACGAAAATGGCATATACATGGGAATAATAAACATAAACACAATAAATACTCCCTTGAAGTACTGTTTTGAAGCCGTTGGCATTGATATGGGTATTAGAAGACCATTAACCTGCAGCAATGGTTTAAAAATCGAAGAATTTGATTTAACACGAGAAGAGAAAAACGTTAAATATTATCAGCGTGAAATGAGCAAAAAACAACCGGGAAGCAAAAATTATTGTATAGCTCAAAAAAGATACTGGAAAGCATTGAACAAGAAAATCAACAAGAAAAACGACCAATATCACAAAATCACACACCATATAGTAAAAAACAATCAGGTAATAGTACTAGAAACACTAAACATAAAAGGATGGTTTAAAAATAAGCATTGGGCTCCAAAATTACAACGCATATCATTATACGAGATAATAAGACAACTAAAATACAAATCAGAGCGAAACAATCGTAAAATAATTCAAGTGGGAAGATTTTTCCCTTCAAGCCAAAAATGCAGCAACTGCGGATACCAATACTATGATTTGGAATTGGGTGAAGAAGATTGGATCTGTCCGGTATGTGGAAAACATCATGATAGGGACTTAAATGCAAGTATTAATATAAAAAATGAAGGATTAAGATTAATCCTAGAAAAAATAATAAAGACAATTTCATATTTGGGATTGTCATGGCCTGCGGTGCGCGGGTATCGGCTCGAAAGTATTAACATTCCACTCAACAAAGAGCATGTTAAAAAATCGAGAATCCCCAACTTCTTAAAAGTTGGTGGAAGTTCAAGTCCCATCCTATAA
- a CDS encoding nucleotidyltransferase domain-containing protein encodes MKTTILKILKQIEVNENIEILYACEAGSRVWGFSGEDSDYDVRFIYKKASVSDYLSLKSESDVIEYEGDNFDIIGWDLNFHQLLRSWGFSIF; translated from the coding sequence ATGAAAACAACCATCCTCAAAATATTAAAACAGATTGAAGTTAATGAAAATATTGAAATATTATATGCATGTGAAGCGGGAAGTCGTGTATGGGGATTTTCAGGCGAAGATTCAGATTATGATGTGAGATTCATATACAAAAAGGCAAGTGTCAGTGATTATTTATCCCTTAAAAGTGAAAGTGACGTTATTGAATATGAAGGCGATAATTTTGACATTATAGGATGGGACTTGAACTTCCACCAACTTTTAAGAAGTTGGGGATTCTCGATTTTTTAA